GTAATGCAGAGGTTGGTTTTTGTTCATTAAATAACTGAATACCTCTGTACAGAGAAACTTCATTTGCTAAGTCGTTATTTTCTGAACTTTTATTACTGTTTAAATAATCGATTGCTCCTTGGTAATCTTGCTGATGTAGATACGAAGTAACCAATAAACTTTCAATTTCAGGACGATGTTCTGATTCAGGATATTTTAAAATAAAAGCTCTTAAAACTTCAGGAACACTTTGATAAGGATTTCCTTCTTCGTAACTTAATTTAGCATAATTTAAATCAGCATCTTTAGCAATAATAGGATCAAAATCCATTTCACCTGCATTTCTAAATGCATTTAAAGCTTCATTCTTTTTGTCAGCTTTTAAATAACAAACTCCTAAGTGATAATAAGCGTTTTGAGCAACACTATTTTGACCATTTATAATTTTATTGAACTGTCCAATTGCACTTTCATAATCCTCAAGTTTGTAATAAGAATATCCTAAATAGTAATAATCGGTATTTGTCCATTTTCCTTTTTTCCCTTCATATTGATTTAAAAATGGAACAGCCTTTTCATATTTTTCAAGGTTGAAATAACTTTCACCAATGATCTTAGAAATATCAGATTTTTGCTTCTTTTCTGCTTTAGGTAAGATTTTCTCTCCAATTTGAACTGCCTTCTCAAATTTACCTCCTTTAAAAGCCATGTCTAAAAGATAATAGTTGGCTTTTGATTTATAAGTTTCGTTATCTGCTAACTGACTTAAATTATCTTCAGCTTCGCCAAAATTTTGTTGTTTGTATGAAATATAACCATAGAAATATCGTGCGTCAGTACCATATCTTGGATCTCCTAATAAAGGAGCAAATCTAGCTTTTGCGTCTTTAAGGTAATTAGATACTAAAAGTGCATATCCCATTTTATAGTTTAGTTCTTTTTGCTCTTCCTTATTTAGTAGTTTTTCATCAACGCGTTGATACCACTTTAAAGAATGAGAAGCTTTTCTGTTTGCAAAATAGTAGTTACCAACATTTAAGAATGCTTTCTCTTTTTTACTGCTATAAGGATGTTTTCTAACAAAATTAAGAACGCGTTGATCTGCATCTGTCTGATTTAACTTAATTGCACACATGGCATCGTAAAAATCAGCATCAGTTCTAACGTTAACTTTAGAAGTGTTCTCAGATACTTCTTTAAATATTCTTTGAGCTCCAGAATAAGCTTTGTTATTATACAAAGTTATAGCTCGATGATACTGAGCATCAGTATTCGTTTGAAATTCAGTTTTTTGCGCCCAAGTATTTGAAATACTCAAAAAGCAACAAAAGATGATGAATATATATTTCATACGTTAAATTTACCTTTAGACGTTGTTCCCATGAGAAATAACGTCTTTTTTTTTGAATTGTTTGATAATTTCAGGTCAAAAATAAAAAAAGTGGTTAAAATGGATAATAAATAATAGATTTGTAAAAACGTACTTTTTATGAAGCAACCTATACTGCATCTTGAAAATGCAGATATTTATCAGAGAGATATTTTAGTATTGTCTAAGATAAACTTTACTTTACGCAAAGGAGAGTTTTACTATTTAATTGGTAAAACGGGTAGTGGGAAAAGTAGCTTGCTTAAAACCTTGTATGGAGATCTAAGACTTCAAAGAGGTTTGGGAAGTATTGTTGGTTTTGATCTTAAAAAAATGAAAGAGAAAGATATTCCGTTTTTGAGAAGAAAAATTGGAATTGTTTTTCAGGATTTTAAACTACTGAATGATCGAAACGTATTTGATAACCTAGAATTTGTTTTAAAAGCTACAGGTTGGAAAGATAAAGATGAAAGAAAAGATAAGATTTACGAAGTTTTGGATAAAGTAGGAATGAAAGAAAAGTACTATAAAAAAACTTTCGAATTATCTGGTGGAGAGCAACAAAGAGTTGCAATAGCTAGAGCTTTATTAAATGATCCTGAATTAATTTTAGCAGATGAGCCAACTGGGAATCTTGACCCTAGAACTTCACTAGAAGTTATGGAATTATTGAATGAAATTCATCAAAGTGGAAAAACCATTTTAATGGCGACTCATGATTATCAGTTGATTGTTAAGTTCAAACAAAAAACGGTAAAGTGTGAAGG
This genomic window from Tenacibaculum sp. 190524A05c contains:
- a CDS encoding cell division ATP-binding protein FtsE, whose protein sequence is MKQPILHLENADIYQRDILVLSKINFTLRKGEFYYLIGKTGSGKSSLLKTLYGDLRLQRGLGSIVGFDLKKMKEKDIPFLRRKIGIVFQDFKLLNDRNVFDNLEFVLKATGWKDKDERKDKIYEVLDKVGMKEKYYKKTFELSGGEQQRVAIARALLNDPELILADEPTGNLDPRTSLEVMELLNEIHQSGKTILMATHDYQLIVKFKQKTVKCEGGKLFEVVQQQPQANQNS